In the Methylophilus sp. 5 genome, one interval contains:
- the thiC gene encoding phosphomethylpyrimidine synthase ThiC, with protein sequence MNAIDKNLQSKNIKFVNADAKVDEATTKPFAKSRKIYVEGSRPDIQVPFREISLSDTPSSFGGDTNPPVVVYDTSGPYTDPTVEIDIRNGLPALRATWIMERGDVEQLDGPTSEFGHQRLVDPELSQMRFNLHRKPLRAKAGQNVSQMHYARQGVITPEMEFIAIRENQRRENMSELLQTQHPGQHYGASIPAVITPEFVRDEVARGRAIIPANINHPEIEPMIIGRNFLVKINANIGNSALGSSISEEVEKMVWGTRWGGDTVMDLSTGKNIHETREWIIRNSPVPIGTVPIYQALEKVNGKAEDLTWEIFRDTLIEQAEQGVDYFTIHAGVRLAYIPMTAKRMTGIVSRGGSIMAKWCLAHHQESFLYTHFEEICEIMKQYDVSFSLGDGLRPGSIYDANDEAQFAELKTLGELTQIAWKHDVQCMIEGPGHVPMHLIKENMDLQLEHCGEAPFYTLGPLTTDIAPGYDHITSGIGAAMIGWYGCAMLCYVTPKEHLGLPDKEDVRVGIITYKIAAHAADLAKGHPGAQIRDNALSKARFEFRWEDQFNLGLDPEKAKEFHDETLPQEGAKQAHFCSMCGPHFCSMKITQDVRDYADKLGVDEKEALQKGMQEKAIEFVKKGSEVYQKV encoded by the coding sequence ATGAACGCCATAGACAAAAATCTACAGTCTAAAAATATCAAGTTCGTCAACGCTGATGCCAAAGTTGACGAAGCCACTACCAAGCCATTTGCCAAATCGCGCAAAATCTATGTTGAAGGTTCCCGCCCTGATATTCAGGTGCCATTCCGTGAAATTTCATTGAGTGATACGCCGTCCAGTTTTGGCGGTGACACTAACCCGCCAGTGGTGGTCTACGACACGTCTGGTCCTTACACCGACCCAACCGTCGAGATTGATATCCGTAACGGTTTGCCTGCTTTGCGTGCAACATGGATCATGGAGCGTGGGGATGTAGAACAACTGGATGGCCCGACCTCAGAATTTGGTCATCAGCGCCTGGTCGACCCTGAGCTGTCACAAATGCGCTTTAACCTGCACCGCAAACCATTGCGCGCCAAAGCTGGCCAAAACGTGAGCCAGATGCACTACGCCCGCCAAGGCGTCATTACACCAGAGATGGAGTTTATTGCCATCCGTGAAAACCAGCGCCGTGAAAATATGAGCGAGCTGCTGCAAACACAGCATCCTGGCCAACATTACGGTGCCAGCATTCCTGCAGTGATTACGCCAGAATTTGTGCGTGACGAAGTCGCGCGCGGCCGTGCGATTATTCCGGCCAACATCAACCACCCGGAAATCGAGCCGATGATTATTGGCCGTAACTTTCTGGTGAAAATTAACGCTAACATTGGTAACTCGGCTTTAGGCTCATCAATCTCAGAAGAAGTAGAGAAAATGGTATGGGGCACGCGTTGGGGCGGTGACACCGTGATGGATTTGTCTACCGGCAAAAATATTCATGAAACACGTGAGTGGATTATCCGTAACTCACCGGTGCCGATTGGTACCGTGCCTATTTACCAGGCGCTGGAAAAAGTCAATGGCAAGGCAGAAGATCTAACTTGGGAAATTTTTCGCGATACGCTGATTGAGCAAGCTGAGCAGGGCGTGGATTACTTCACGATTCACGCCGGTGTGCGTTTGGCCTATATTCCAATGACGGCAAAACGCATGACCGGTATTGTGTCGCGCGGTGGTTCCATCATGGCCAAATGGTGTCTGGCACATCATCAGGAGTCTTTCCTCTACACACACTTTGAGGAAATCTGTGAAATCATGAAGCAATACGATGTGAGCTTCTCACTGGGTGATGGTTTGCGGCCTGGTTCTATCTACGATGCTAACGACGAAGCACAATTTGCCGAGCTGAAAACACTGGGTGAGCTGACCCAAATTGCCTGGAAGCATGACGTACAGTGCATGATCGAAGGCCCGGGCCACGTACCTATGCATCTGATTAAAGAAAACATGGACCTGCAGTTGGAGCACTGTGGCGAAGCCCCGTTCTACACCTTGGGCCCATTGACCACTGACATCGCGCCTGGCTATGACCATATTACCTCTGGCATTGGTGCGGCCATGATCGGCTGGTACGGTTGTGCCATGTTGTGCTATGTGACGCCGAAAGAGCATTTGGGCTTGCCAGACAAAGAAGACGTACGCGTGGGCATCATCACCTACAAAATCGCGGCACATGCGGCTGACCTGGCCAAAGGCCATCCGGGTGCGCAAATTCGTGACAATGCATTGAGTAAAGCGCGCTTTGAGTTCCGCTGGGAAGACCAGTTTAATCTTGGCCTGGACCCGGAGAAAGCCAAGGAATTTCACGACGAAACCTTGCCGCAAGAAGGCGCCAAACAGGCCCACTTTTGCTCAATGTGCGGCCCGCACTTCTGTTCGATGAAAATCACCCAGGATGTGCGTGACTATGCTGATAAATTAGGCGTGGATGAAAAAGAAGCACTGCAAAAAGGCATGCAAGAAAAAGCGATTGAATTCGTGAAAAAGGGCAGCGAAGTTTATCAAAAGGTGTAA
- a CDS encoding YaeQ family protein, with protein MALKSTIYKIEVNIADMDRHYYQQHHLTLAKHPSETDERLMVRLLAFALYADETLLFGKGLSEDDEPDLWQKDLTGAIKRWICVGLPDERDIRKACGRAAHVVQVLYGGRTAEMWWNQNHKAMLKLENVTVINLPDTEQLAAAAARGLSISFTIQDQQILVSYDGGSFELTPEWLKQAN; from the coding sequence ATGGCCCTTAAATCCACCATTTATAAGATCGAAGTCAATATCGCTGACATGGATCGGCACTATTACCAGCAACATCACCTCACGCTGGCCAAGCACCCGTCAGAAACGGATGAGCGGCTGATGGTGCGCTTGCTGGCTTTTGCCCTGTATGCAGATGAAACCTTATTGTTTGGCAAAGGCTTAAGTGAAGATGACGAACCCGACCTCTGGCAAAAAGACCTGACCGGGGCGATTAAACGCTGGATTTGCGTGGGCCTGCCCGATGAGCGCGACATTCGCAAAGCCTGTGGCCGCGCGGCGCACGTGGTGCAGGTATTGTATGGCGGCAGAACCGCCGAGATGTGGTGGAACCAAAACCATAAAGCCATGCTTAAACTAGAGAATGTGACTGTGATTAACCTGCCAGACACCGAGCAATTAGCGGCGGCCGCCGCACGCGGACTCAGCATCAGCTTTACTATTCAAGACCAGCAAATTCTGGTGAGTTATGACGGTGGCAGTTTTGAATTGACACCTGAATGGTTAAAGCAGGCCAATTAA
- a CDS encoding TetR/AcrR family transcriptional regulator, whose translation MTISTTPHPQAAIQLKAKVGRPKSGTAQERHIHLLEQALELFMTEGVARTSIARIASSCGVSTRTIYERFSNKDELLIAALKHMVEQDVLAMVRTDHLPDQSLAQVLTHISRLILNKVLDPRMVSFFRIGVSEVSHLPELARAVKSVGPERIHQVLADIFRGYASKGELPAANFLRAAESYCELLIAGPRNKALFGVLDADWDAEAHIAFVVQLFLKGLQGMEDK comes from the coding sequence ATGACTATCTCGACGACACCGCATCCTCAGGCGGCGATTCAATTGAAAGCCAAAGTTGGCCGCCCCAAGTCTGGCACGGCGCAGGAGCGGCATATCCATTTGCTGGAGCAGGCACTTGAACTGTTTATGACAGAAGGAGTGGCTCGTACCAGTATTGCCCGGATTGCGTCTAGCTGTGGCGTCTCTACGCGCACGATCTATGAGCGCTTCAGTAATAAAGATGAGTTGTTGATTGCTGCGCTCAAGCATATGGTTGAGCAGGATGTGCTGGCCATGGTGCGCACCGATCATTTGCCCGATCAATCGCTGGCCCAGGTATTAACTCATATCAGCCGCCTCATTCTCAATAAGGTGCTGGATCCGCGTATGGTGTCTTTTTTTCGCATCGGCGTCTCTGAAGTGTCGCATTTGCCTGAGTTGGCGCGTGCGGTGAAGTCAGTTGGGCCCGAACGCATACATCAGGTGCTGGCAGACATATTTCGAGGCTATGCCAGCAAAGGTGAGCTGCCTGCTGCGAATTTTTTACGTGCTGCAGAGTCATATTGCGAATTATTAATTGCCGGTCCGCGTAATAAAGCCCTGTTTGGGGTATTGGACGCAGATTGGGATGCTGAAGCGCATATTGCTTTTGTCGTGCAATTATTCTTAAAAGGGTTACAAGGGATGGAAGACAAATGA
- a CDS encoding efflux transporter outer membrane subunit, producing MKSAVIKSGLRLSWILLCVPLASCSVIDEYIRPKPVTAGQWQAPLPHSGSVASLKDWWAQFKDPVLDQLLAESQKESPSLEIALANIRVARANVLSARAQGIPDLTSTGSVTKSKGGGGNAAFPSSTIEIDSVSLDASWEIDLFGKVKATKQAAKAQLQAKKIAWHDARLSLAAEVANNYVNYRACQASVLALQQAYDSRDETARLTGISAKAGFSAPSDLALAEAATRASESTLDGQQAECDGLVKALVELTNMPEPALRSLLATGSGMPAPAVFDVSTLPANLLTRRPDLAIDERNLAEASANVGVSKAQMYPSLSLTGSIGYRRTNFNGTVTRTDSWSYGPSLKLPIFDGGTLRADLAEARANFDSLLATYKKDVRNAVKEVEQALVNLDSASRRARSEQASAQQYQQYFKAAEINWKSGGLDLLSLEDARRQKINAELNVITQQKNQVLQWIALYKAFGGDWLETQQTVKPPLKPMEKR from the coding sequence ATGAAGTCAGCTGTCATCAAGTCCGGGCTGCGCTTAAGCTGGATTCTGTTGTGCGTACCGCTCGCCAGTTGCTCGGTGATTGATGAATATATTCGTCCCAAACCGGTTACTGCCGGGCAATGGCAGGCCCCGTTGCCGCATAGTGGCAGTGTGGCGTCATTAAAAGACTGGTGGGCACAATTTAAAGACCCGGTGCTGGACCAGTTGCTGGCCGAGTCGCAAAAAGAAAGTCCTTCGCTAGAAATCGCCTTGGCGAATATCCGCGTGGCTCGCGCCAATGTGTTGTCTGCGCGTGCGCAAGGCATTCCTGACTTAACCAGCACTGGCAGTGTGACCAAGAGCAAAGGCGGTGGTGGTAATGCGGCTTTTCCATCCAGCACCATAGAAATCGACTCGGTATCATTGGATGCCAGCTGGGAGATTGACCTGTTTGGTAAGGTGAAAGCCACCAAGCAAGCTGCCAAAGCCCAACTGCAAGCCAAAAAAATTGCCTGGCATGATGCTCGCCTTAGCCTCGCGGCCGAGGTGGCCAATAATTATGTGAATTATCGTGCCTGCCAGGCATCGGTGCTGGCCTTGCAGCAAGCTTATGATTCGCGTGATGAGACCGCGCGTTTGACAGGCATTTCAGCTAAAGCTGGCTTTTCTGCCCCGTCTGACCTGGCGCTGGCAGAGGCAGCCACGCGCGCCAGCGAGTCGACGCTTGATGGCCAACAGGCGGAATGTGATGGTTTGGTCAAGGCCTTGGTTGAGTTGACCAATATGCCCGAGCCTGCGTTGCGCAGCTTGCTGGCCACCGGCAGTGGCATGCCTGCCCCCGCTGTATTTGATGTGAGCACCTTGCCAGCCAACTTGCTGACCCGCCGCCCGGACCTGGCGATTGATGAGCGTAACCTGGCCGAGGCGAGTGCTAATGTCGGCGTGTCTAAAGCACAGATGTACCCAAGCCTGAGCTTGACCGGCTCGATTGGTTACCGCCGTACTAACTTTAATGGCACGGTCACCCGTACCGATTCGTGGTCTTATGGCCCTTCACTCAAATTGCCTATTTTTGATGGCGGCACCCTGCGTGCAGATTTAGCCGAGGCCAGGGCTAATTTTGACAGCTTGCTGGCAACGTATAAAAAAGATGTGCGCAATGCAGTGAAAGAGGTCGAGCAGGCACTGGTGAATCTGGATAGCGCCAGCCGCCGTGCGCGGTCCGAACAGGCGAGTGCGCAGCAATATCAGCAATATTTTAAAGCGGCTGAAATCAACTGGAAGTCTGGCGGCCTCGACTTGCTGTCACTGGAAGATGCGCGCCGCCAGAAAATTAACGCAGAGCTTAATGTGATTACGCAGCAAAAAAATCAGGTCTTACAGTGGATCGCCTTGTATAAAGCATTTGGCGGCGATTGGCTGGAAACGCAACAAACGGTTAAACCTCCACTGAAACCCATGGAGAAAAGGTAA
- a CDS encoding efflux RND transporter periplasmic adaptor subunit: protein MANKLTKKNKFLIISALLVGVSVWFWQHPLHQAELAEKRGNRQPAPVTSQPVARTQASKAALSVEITQPALVQWPMTLVLNGSIYPWQEALVSAEIAGLRIQQVLSDVGAQVSKGQPLVLLADDTVKADVQKQLATVEKDKAALAEAKSNADRAREIKDSGALSAQKINEYMIAEQTAKANLALSEAELENQKIRLRQTKVVAPDDGVISSRSANLGNVVSAGTELFRLVRQGRIEWRGEVNADQQMALHAGQSVRLSLSGGKAVTGKVRLISPTVDSNTRNALVYVDIPKDSAKPGMYVQGQVDIGQQQAVAVPLSAVTYRDGFAYVFELTAADAQGLRKVIQRKVQTGRTRGEQVELLAGLSAEAQLVLSGGAFLNDGDTVKVVVMTKRGA, encoded by the coding sequence ATGGCGAATAAACTGACAAAAAAAAACAAATTTTTAATTATTTCAGCGCTGCTGGTCGGGGTCAGTGTCTGGTTTTGGCAACACCCGTTGCATCAGGCTGAGCTGGCAGAAAAACGTGGTAATCGACAACCAGCGCCGGTCACCAGCCAGCCAGTGGCACGCACTCAGGCCAGCAAAGCCGCGCTGAGTGTAGAGATCACGCAACCAGCGCTGGTGCAATGGCCAATGACATTAGTGCTCAATGGCAGTATCTACCCCTGGCAAGAGGCATTGGTCAGTGCAGAAATTGCAGGCTTGCGCATTCAGCAAGTATTGTCAGACGTGGGCGCGCAGGTAAGTAAAGGGCAGCCACTGGTGTTGCTGGCCGATGATACGGTGAAAGCGGATGTGCAAAAGCAATTGGCCACCGTTGAAAAAGACAAAGCCGCGCTGGCCGAGGCCAAAAGCAATGCAGATCGCGCGCGTGAAATTAAAGACAGCGGCGCGTTATCTGCACAAAAAATTAATGAGTATATGATTGCCGAACAAACCGCCAAGGCAAACCTGGCCTTGTCCGAGGCCGAACTGGAAAACCAGAAAATCCGTTTGCGCCAAACCAAGGTGGTAGCCCCGGATGATGGCGTGATTTCGTCACGCTCTGCCAATTTGGGCAATGTGGTGTCTGCGGGCACTGAATTGTTCCGGCTGGTGCGCCAGGGCCGGATTGAATGGCGCGGTGAGGTGAATGCCGATCAGCAAATGGCCTTGCATGCCGGGCAATCGGTGCGATTGAGCCTGTCGGGCGGCAAAGCGGTGACGGGCAAGGTGCGCCTGATTTCGCCGACGGTTGATAGCAATACACGCAATGCGCTGGTGTATGTGGATATTCCTAAAGACAGTGCCAAACCTGGCATGTATGTGCAGGGTCAGGTCGATATTGGTCAGCAACAAGCGGTAGCTGTGCCATTAAGCGCGGTCACTTATCGTGATGGATTTGCCTATGTGTTTGAATTGACCGCCGCAGATGCACAGGGCTTGCGTAAAGTGATACAACGCAAGGTGCAGACCGGCCGCACACGTGGCGAGCAGGTTGAATTGCTGGCTGGACTCAGTGCAGAAGCGCAGCTGGTCTTGAGCGGAGGTGCTTTTTTAAATGATGGCGACACCGTTAAAGTGGTTGTCATGACCAAGCGCGGGGCTTAA
- a CDS encoding efflux RND transporter permease subunit → MNFSAWSIRNPVPAILLFVVLSFLGLKSLNQLGKQNFPDIELPVITVSATLEGAAPPQLETEVARKIEDKIATIGGIEHMTTTITDGSVSIAVQFTIDTKSEEALNLVRNAVDSARSELPAAVTTPTVSKLTTSGNAILTFVASAENMDEGELSWFVDNEVSKAMLAVNGVGKISRTGGVDREVQVNLEPTLMAGLGVDVSDVSVQLKRVQQDASGGRGDIGDNIQSVRTLGALHSADEVRNLDIPLGDGRHIKLSQVAEVLDTYAERTTYASYDGKPVIRFEITRSKGTSEVTVAKDVRAALAQFEQLHPQVKIVEAFNMVKPVEDNYEGSMHLLYEGALLAILVVWWFLRDWRATIIAAVALPLSMIPTFAFMQYFGFSLNVLTLLAMALVVGILVDDAIVEIENIVRHLRMGKTPYQAAMQAADEIGFAVIATTFTLVAIFLPTAFMGGIPGKFFKQFGITAAIAILGSLVVARLLTPMMSAYLLKPHAAQEEQDSSSMRVYLRWVAWCLQHRKTVVAGFVLFIVGSLSLMPLLPKGFVPSSDSSQTKVNIELQPGTPLAQTRHVVQMAEHIVKQHPEVKAVFSAAGSASTGGGGPNASQNTTDVRKGSLVISLTERADRKQKQSEIEADLRERLKNLPGARVTVGIGESGEKLQITLASDDANALASASQQLQQQLRTLNGVGNITSSASLQRPEVQIIPDVDKAAELGVTVESIAQVIRVATSGDFTNTMPKLNLPQRQVPIRVRLGPSVRSSLQEIAQLRVPARNGSVSLETVAIVRMGSGPQQIDRMDRMRNVTFDIELNKRQIGEVMREVQQLPAMQNLPPSVKQLEAGDAKRMNELFSSFGGAMIIGVMCIYVVLVLLFGDFLQPVTILGALPLSLGGAFFALLVTHNSFSMPSVIGLLMLMGVVTKNSILLVEYTIMARKERQLSRFEAIIDGCHKRARPIIMTTIAMAAGMMPIALGWSADPSFRSPMAITVIGGLITSTLLSLVVIPVLYTYVDDLLGWLRRVARLARKHV, encoded by the coding sequence ATGAATTTTTCCGCCTGGTCTATCCGTAACCCGGTGCCTGCGATTTTGCTGTTTGTGGTGCTAAGTTTTCTCGGCCTCAAATCGCTCAACCAGTTAGGCAAGCAAAACTTTCCAGATATCGAGTTGCCGGTCATCACCGTGAGTGCAACGTTGGAAGGCGCTGCACCACCGCAACTGGAAACCGAAGTGGCACGCAAAATTGAAGACAAAATTGCGACCATCGGTGGCATTGAGCATATGACTACTACCATCACCGATGGCAGTGTCAGCATTGCAGTGCAGTTCACCATTGATACCAAGAGTGAAGAAGCACTTAACCTGGTGCGCAATGCGGTGGATAGTGCCCGTTCTGAGTTGCCTGCCGCCGTCACTACACCCACGGTGTCCAAGTTAACGACTTCAGGCAATGCGATTTTGACCTTTGTTGCCTCGGCTGAGAACATGGACGAGGGCGAACTGTCATGGTTTGTTGATAACGAAGTTAGCAAAGCGATGCTGGCGGTGAATGGCGTCGGCAAAATTTCGCGCACCGGCGGGGTTGATCGCGAAGTGCAGGTGAACCTGGAGCCCACTTTGATGGCGGGCTTGGGCGTGGATGTCAGCGATGTGTCGGTACAGCTCAAGCGTGTGCAGCAAGATGCTTCTGGTGGTCGCGGTGATATTGGTGACAATATTCAATCGGTGCGCACGCTTGGTGCGTTGCATAGCGCAGATGAAGTGCGCAATCTCGATATTCCGCTTGGCGATGGCCGTCATATCAAGCTGTCGCAAGTGGCCGAAGTGCTGGACACCTATGCCGAGCGTACCACCTACGCCAGTTATGATGGCAAGCCGGTGATTCGTTTTGAAATCACGCGCAGCAAAGGTACCAGTGAGGTCACGGTGGCCAAAGATGTACGCGCGGCGTTGGCGCAGTTTGAGCAGTTGCATCCGCAAGTAAAAATTGTAGAAGCCTTTAACATGGTCAAGCCGGTTGAGGACAACTACGAGGGCTCCATGCACCTGTTGTATGAAGGGGCGCTGCTGGCGATTCTGGTGGTGTGGTGGTTCTTGCGTGACTGGCGTGCCACGATTATTGCTGCGGTGGCGTTGCCGTTGTCCATGATCCCCACTTTTGCCTTTATGCAGTATTTTGGTTTTTCGCTCAATGTGTTGACCTTGCTCGCCATGGCGTTGGTGGTGGGTATTCTGGTCGATGACGCGATTGTCGAGATTGAAAATATTGTGCGCCATTTGCGCATGGGTAAAACACCGTATCAGGCAGCGATGCAAGCCGCTGATGAAATTGGCTTTGCTGTCATTGCGACTACCTTTACATTGGTGGCGATCTTTTTGCCAACCGCGTTTATGGGTGGTATTCCTGGTAAGTTTTTCAAGCAGTTTGGTATCACGGCCGCCATCGCGATTTTAGGCTCACTGGTGGTGGCACGGTTGTTAACCCCGATGATGTCGGCTTATTTGCTCAAACCGCATGCGGCCCAAGAGGAACAAGACTCTTCTTCCATGCGTGTGTATTTGCGCTGGGTGGCGTGGTGTTTACAGCACCGTAAAACGGTCGTCGCTGGTTTTGTGTTGTTTATTGTTGGCTCGTTAAGCCTGATGCCGTTGTTGCCCAAAGGCTTTGTACCGTCTTCTGATAGCAGCCAGACCAAAGTCAACATTGAGTTGCAACCGGGTACGCCGCTGGCACAAACGCGGCATGTGGTGCAAATGGCCGAGCACATCGTTAAACAGCATCCTGAGGTCAAGGCCGTATTCAGTGCGGCAGGTTCGGCCAGCACGGGCGGTGGCGGGCCAAATGCTTCGCAAAATACCACCGATGTGCGTAAAGGCAGTCTGGTGATTAGCCTGACAGAGCGTGCTGATCGCAAGCAAAAGCAATCCGAGATTGAAGCAGACCTGCGCGAGCGGTTAAAAAACCTGCCCGGCGCTCGGGTGACGGTCGGCATTGGTGAGTCAGGTGAGAAATTGCAAATTACCCTGGCCAGCGACGATGCGAATGCCCTGGCCAGCGCCAGTCAGCAGTTGCAACAGCAATTACGCACTTTAAATGGTGTTGGTAACATTACCTCCAGCGCCAGTTTGCAACGGCCAGAAGTGCAGATTATTCCAGATGTTGATAAAGCTGCGGAGCTGGGCGTGACGGTAGAATCAATTGCGCAAGTCATCCGTGTAGCGACTTCGGGTGATTTCACTAATACCATGCCGAAGTTGAATCTGCCGCAGCGCCAGGTACCGATTCGTGTGCGACTAGGCCCTAGCGTGCGCAGCAGTTTGCAAGAAATTGCCCAGCTGCGTGTGCCTGCCCGTAACGGTAGCGTCAGCTTGGAAACCGTCGCCATCGTGCGCATGGGCAGTGGTCCGCAGCAAATTGACCGCATGGACCGCATGCGCAATGTCACCTTTGATATTGAGCTTAACAAACGCCAGATTGGTGAAGTCATGCGCGAAGTGCAGCAATTGCCTGCCATGCAAAATCTACCGCCTAGCGTCAAACAGCTAGAAGCTGGTGACGCCAAGCGCATGAATGAGTTATTCAGCAGCTTTGGTGGCGCCATGATTATCGGCGTCATGTGCATTTATGTGGTGCTGGTGTTGCTGTTTGGTGATTTTTTGCAACCAGTGACGATTTTGGGTGCTTTGCCGCTATCGTTGGGTGGTGCCTTTTTTGCCTTGCTAGTGACGCATAACAGCTTCTCAATGCCCAGTGTGATTGGCTTGCTGATGCTGATGGGCGTAGTGACCAAGAACTCTATTTTGCTGGTGGAGTACACCATCATGGCGCGAAAAGAGCGTCAATTAAGCCGGTTTGAAGCCATTATCGATGGCTGCCATAAGCGAGCCCGGCCGATTATCATGACCACCATCGCCATGGCGGCTGGCATGATGCCAATTGCCTTGGGCTGGAGTGCAGACCCTAGCTTTAGATCGCCGATGGCGATTACTGTGATTGGTGGGTTGATTACCTCGACCTTGTTGAGTCTGGTGGTGATCCCGGTGTTGTATACCTATGTGGATGATTTGCTGGGGTGGTTGAGAAGGGTGGCGAGATTGGCACGCAAGCATGTTTAA
- a CDS encoding IS110 family transposase, whose protein sequence is MENTQLITTQPTILGLDIAKDKVDCALLRLGKVKSKVIQNSPQGFAELAAWLERHDVHLIHACCEATGVYWEAVALFLFEAGHHVSVVNPAQIHAFGQSRLQRNKTDGIDAALIAAFCDTSHPPLWQPPPLEERSLQAMIRDLQTLQDMQRAESNRLLVAHASVKHRIQRHLDWLAAEIARLEQDIDQHIDQYPELKSRRALLTSVPGIGKRLSSWFLVMLGNGQRFNTSKQAVAFTGLSPRLWQSGSSVRSKTRISKVGSGSLRRLLYMPAVSAYAKLDIYQPFIQRLKLAGKPPKVIIVAIMRKLVAIAQAVLKANKPFDKNIYQKACLL, encoded by the coding sequence ATGGAAAACACTCAGTTAATCACTACACAGCCTACGATATTGGGGCTCGACATCGCTAAAGATAAAGTTGATTGCGCATTGTTGAGGCTTGGTAAAGTCAAATCTAAAGTGATTCAAAACTCACCTCAAGGCTTCGCAGAATTAGCTGCCTGGCTTGAGCGCCACGACGTTCATCTCATTCATGCTTGTTGTGAAGCCACAGGCGTCTATTGGGAGGCCGTTGCATTGTTTCTGTTTGAGGCAGGCCATCACGTCAGCGTCGTCAATCCAGCGCAAATTCATGCCTTTGGACAAAGTCGTTTGCAACGCAACAAAACGGATGGCATTGATGCTGCCCTGATCGCAGCGTTTTGCGATACATCGCACCCGCCTTTATGGCAACCTCCGCCACTCGAAGAGCGCTCCTTGCAAGCCATGATTCGTGATTTGCAAACCTTACAGGATATGCAACGCGCTGAATCCAATCGCTTGCTAGTAGCGCATGCGTCGGTTAAACATCGCATACAGCGCCATCTGGATTGGCTGGCGGCTGAAATCGCTCGACTGGAACAGGATATTGACCAGCATATCGATCAGTATCCTGAATTAAAGAGTAGGCGCGCTTTGTTAACGTCTGTTCCAGGTATTGGCAAGCGATTATCTAGCTGGTTCTTGGTGATGCTGGGTAATGGACAGCGATTCAATACGTCAAAGCAGGCCGTTGCGTTTACTGGCTTATCGCCAAGATTATGGCAGTCAGGCAGCTCTGTGCGTAGTAAAACACGTATCTCGAAAGTGGGAAGTGGCAGTCTTAGACGTTTGCTTTACATGCCAGCTGTTAGTGCCTATGCGAAGTTGGATATCTACCAACCCTTTATACAAAGACTCAAATTGGCTGGAAAACCGCCAAAAGTCATTATCGTGGCCATCATGCGCAAGCTCGTCGCAATTGCTCAAGCCGTGCTCAAAGCAAACAAGCCTTTCGATAAAAATATCTATCAAAAAGCTTGTCTTTTATAA
- a CDS encoding HIT family protein, with the protein MRDCPLCVATSQDLLWQDDFCRVVLLHDADYPAYCRVELLAHIKEMTDLPPADRARTMKVVFAVESAVREVIQPDKINLASLGNKTPHMHWHVLPRFEGDKHFPNSHWGEVVRDSEVQPLSKTLRDQLQKVVIERVECSLKS; encoded by the coding sequence ATGCGTGACTGCCCACTCTGTGTTGCCACGTCACAAGACCTGCTGTGGCAAGATGATTTTTGCCGTGTAGTGTTACTGCACGACGCAGATTACCCAGCTTATTGTCGTGTAGAACTACTGGCACATATTAAAGAAATGACCGACCTGCCTCCTGCTGACCGCGCCCGCACCATGAAAGTGGTGTTTGCAGTTGAGAGTGCAGTGCGTGAGGTGATTCAACCGGACAAAATCAACCTGGCGAGTTTGGGTAATAAAACGCCACATATGCATTGGCATGTGTTGCCGAGATTCGAGGGTGATAAACACTTTCCGAATAGTCACTGGGGAGAAGTAGTGAGGGATTCCGAGGTGCAGCCATTGAGCAAGACTTTGAGAGATCAATTGCAAAAGGTAGTGATTGAACGTGTGGAATGTTCGTTAAAGTCCTGA